In one window of Sciurus carolinensis chromosome X, mSciCar1.2, whole genome shotgun sequence DNA:
- the Tro gene encoding trophinin isoform X2, with translation MHTLLAATKDPPVANRPKKSKTKKTSIKAVTKSAPAASSVPSANEIATNKPKITLQALNLPMLTQISPSSATTEVASIQAASVTVQPKKANKTKRVSAKVAQGSQSPTGSEGVTTQLKSPLQALNLPVISQTIQVPVASESANSLALIVSTKPKKASKAKKAANKAIASATEILPAPTTTHIATAQGQITNETANIQGTAVSIRTKKAPKAKKTTAKAPNTDIELLESPNATEAVSRQIEATAAVLRPKKPKGKKVANKGPNSASEISEAPPTTQMVTNQTIVATIRVKRGSRARKAATKARVAEGQTQIADQGPQVKMATSQTSINALETQVAAAVQALADDYLAQLSLEPTTRTRGKRNRKSKHPNGDERSGSNYRRIPWGRRPPPPRDVAILQERANKLVKYLLVKDQTKIPIKRSDMLKDVIQEYDEYFPEIIERASYALEKMFRVNLKEIDKQSSLYILISTQESSAGILGTTKDTPKLGLLMVILSVIFMNGNKASEAVIWEVLRKLGLRPGVRHSLFGEVRKLITDEFVKQKYLEYKRVPNSRPPEYEFFWGLRSYHETSKMKVLKFACKVQKKDPKDWAAQYREAVEMEVQAAAVAVAEAEARAEARAQMGIGEEAVAGPWNWDDMDIDCLTREELGDDAQAWSRFSFEIEARAQENADATTNVNFNRGTSTRGGFSDGASISFNGAPGPSDGFGGGAGITFGGAPSTTASFSSAASISFGGTSSTSASFSSAASISFGGAPSTSTSFSGGASISFGGAPSTSASFCSTASISFGGTPSTITSFSGGASISFGGAPSTSTSFSSTASISFGGAPSTITSFSGGACISFGGAPSTSTSFSGGASISFGGAPGTSTSYSGGASISFGGAPCTSASFSGGASSGFGGTLSSTMAGFSSALSTSTSFGSTPTTSTVLTGALSTSTGFGGTLSTSVCFGGSPSSGSSFGGTLSTSICFGGSPSTSTGFGGTLSTSVSFGGSSITSPDFGGTLSTSVCFGGSPSTSASFGGALNSTAGFGSAISTSASFGGAVSTSAGFGSALNSSAGFGSAISTSSSFSGTLNSNAGFSSAIGTSAGFGGAISTSTGFGSTLNSSAGFGGVISTSAGFGGALSSSAGFGSAVSNSASFDGALNTSAGFGSAMSTSAGFDGAVSTSAGFSGAPSTNPGFGGAFSTSAGFSGALSTTTDFGSTHSNSIGFGSAPSTSVSFGGAHSTSLCFGGAPSTNLCFGSASNTNLCFGGSPSTSACFSGATSASFSDGPSTTAGFSFGNGLSTSAGFGGGLSTSTGFGGGLGTSSGFDGGLGTGADFGGGLSTGAGFGGGLGTGTDFGGGLGTGTGFGGGLGTSAGFSGGLGTSTGFGGELVTSDGFGSGLGTSAGFGSTFGTGVGFSGGLSTSDGFGGGPNASFDRGLSTIIGFGSGSNTSTGFTGEPSTGTSFNSGPTSIVGFSSGPSTGAGFCSGPSTGGFGGGLNTGAGFGGLSTGAGFGGGLGTGTGFSGPSSSAGFGGGPSSSAGFGGGPSTGSGFGGGASSLGACGFSYG, from the exons ATGCACACCCTGTTGGCGGCAACCAAGGACCCACCTGTTGCTAACCGACCTAAGAAAAGCAAGACCAAGAAGACCTCTATTAAGGCTGTTACTAAGTCTGCACCTGCTGCCTCTTCAGTCCCATCTGCCAATGAGATTGCTACCAACAAGCCCAAAATAACTTTGCAGGCTTTAAACTTGCCCATGCTCACCCAGATCAGCCCGTCTTCAGCTACTACTGAGGTAGCCAGTATTCAGGCTGCTTCAGTCACTGTTCAGCCTAAGAAAGCCAACAAGACAAAGAGAGTTTCTGCCAAGGTAGCCCAAGGCTCCCAATCTCCAACTGGCAGTGAGGGTGTTACTACCCAACTCAAGTCACCCTTGCAGGCCCTAAACCTACCAGTCATTTCGCAGACTATCCAGGTTCCAGTTGCCAGTGAGTCAGCCAATTCCCTGGCCTTGATAGTCTCCACCAAGCCTAAGAAAGCTTCCAAGGCTAAGAAGGCTGCCAATAAGGCCATAGCTAGTGCTACTGAGATCTTACCAGCTCCAACTACTACCCATATAGCTACTGCCCAAGGCCAAATTACCAATGAGACAGCCAATATCCAAGGCACAGCAGTCTCTATCCGAACCAAGAAAGCTCCCAAGGCCAAGAAGACAACTGCTAAGGCCCCAAATACTGACATAGAACTTCTAGAGTCCCCAAATGCTACTGAGGCAGTGAGCCGGCAGATTGAGGCCACAGCAGCAGTTCTCCGGCCCAAAAAGCCCAAAGGAAAGAAGGTTGCCAATAAAGGCCCAAATTCTGCCTCTGAGATCTCTGAGGCTCCACCCACCACTCAAATGGTTACAAACCAAACCATAGTAGCTACCATTCGAGTCAAGAGAGGGTCTAGGGCTCGAAAGGCTGCCACTAAGGCTCGGGTAGCTGAAGGCCAGACCCAAATTGCTGACCAGGGGCCTCAGGTGAAGATGGCTACCTCTCAGACCAGCATAAATGCCCTTGAGACTCAGGTTGCTGCTGCTGTTCAGGCCCTGGCAGATGACTATTTGGCTCAGTTAAGTCTGGAGCCCACAACCAGGACCCGGGGCAAGAGGAACCGAAAG TCCAAGCATCCAAATGGGGATGAGAGAAGTGGCAGTAATTATAGGCGGATCCCATGGGGCCGGAGGCCTCCGCCACCACGAGATGTGGCCATTTTGCAAGAAAGG gcAAATAAATTGGTGAAGTACCTGTTGGTTAAGGATCAGACAAAGATTCCCATAAAGCGCTCAG ATATGCTGAAGGATGTCATCCAAGAATATGATGAATACTTCCCAGAGATCATTGAACGAGCGAGCTACGCTCTGGAAAAG aTGTTTCGAGTCAATCTGAAGGAAATTGATAAGCAAAGTagcttgtatattctgatcagcACTCAGGAATCCTCTGCAGGCATACTGGGAAC GACCAAGGATACACCCAAGCTGGGTCTCCTCATGGTGATTCTGAGTGTCATTTTTATGAATGGCAACAAGGCCAGTGAGG CTGTCATCTGGGAGGTGCTGCGCAAGTTGGGGCTGCGCCCTGG GGTGAGGCATTCACTTTTTGGGGAAGTGAGGAAGCTCATCACAGACGAGTTTGTGAAGCAAAA gTACCTGGAGTACAAGAGGGTCCCCAACAGCAGACCACCTGAATATGAATTCTTCTGGGGCCTGCGCTCTTACCATGAGACTAGCAAGATGAAAGTCCTCAAGTTTGCGTGCAAG gTGCAGAAGAAAGACCCCAAGGACTGGGCTGCTCAGTATCGGGAGGCAGTGGAGATGGAAGTCCAAGCTGCAGCTGTGGCTGTggctgaggctgaggccaggGCTGAGGCAAGAGCCCAAATGGGGATTGGAGAGGAAGCTGTGGCTGGGCCTTGGAATTGGGATGACATGGATATCGACTGCCTAACAAGGGAAGAATTAGGTGATGATGCTCAGGCCTGGAGcagattttcatttgaaattgagGCCAGAGCCCAAGAAAATGCAGATGCCACCACCAATGTCAACTTCAACCGAGGAACTAGCACCAGGGGTGGTTTCAGTGATGGTGCTAGTATTAGCTTTAATGGTGCACCTGGCCCCAGTGATGGCTTTGGTGGTGGAGCTGGTATTACCTTCGGAGGTGCACCCAGCACCACTGCCAGCTTCAGCAGTGCAGCCAGCATTAGCTTTGGTGGCACATCCAGTACCAGTGCCAGTTTCAGCAGCGCAGCCAGCATTAGCTTTGGCGGTGCACCCAGCACTAGCACTAGTTTCAGCGGCGGAGCCAGCATTAGCTTTGGTGGTGCACCCAGTACCAGTGCCAGCTTCTGCAGCACAGCCAGCATTAGCTTTGGTGGCACACCTAGCACTATTACTAGTTTCAGTGGAGGAGCCAGCATTAGCTTTGGTGGTGCACCCAGCACTAGCACTAGTTTCAGCAGCACAGCCAGCATTAGCTTTGGTGGTGCACCCAGCACAATCACCAGCTTTAGTGGAGGAGCCTGCATTAGCTTTGGTGGTGCACCCAGCACAAGCACCAGCTTTAGTGGTGGAGCCAGCATTAGCTTTGGTGGTGCACCTGGCACCAGCACTAGTTACAGTGGTGGAGCCAGCATCAGTTTTGGTGGTGCACCATGTACAAGTGCCAGTTTCAGTGGCGGAGCCAGTTCTGGCTTTGGAGGCACACTCAGCAGCACTATGGCTGGCTTTAGCAGTGCACTTAGCACTAGCACCAGCTTCGGCAGTACACCCACCACAAGCACTGTCTTAACTGGTGCACTTAGCACCAGCACTGGCTTTGGAGGCACACTTAGCACCAGTGTATGTTTTGGTGGCTCTCCAAGTTCTGGTTCCAGCTTTGGTGGCACACTCAGTACCAGTATCTGTTTTGGTGGCTCTCCTAGCACCAGCACTGGTTTTGGTGGTACACTAAGCACCAGTGTCTCCTTTGGTGGCTCTTCTATCACCAGTCCTGACTTTGGAGGTACACTAAGCACAAGTGTCTGCTTTGGTGGCTCTCCTAGTACCAGTGCCAGCTTTGGTGGTGCACTCAATAGCACTGCTGGCTTTGGCAGTGCCATCAGCACCAGTGCCAGCTTTGGTGGTGCCGTCAGCACCAGTGCTGGCTTTGGCAGTGCACTCAACAGCAGTGCTGGCTTTGGCAGTGCCATCAGCACCAGCTCCAGCTTCAGTGGTACACTCAACAGCAATGCTGGCTTCAGCAGTGCCATCGGCACCAGTGCTGGCTTTGGTGGTGCCATCAGCACCAGTACTGGCTTTGGCAGTACACTCAATAGCAGTGCCGGCTTTGGCGGTGTCATCAGCACCAGTGCCGGCTTTGGAGGTGCACTCAGCAGCAGTGCTGGCTTTGGCAGTGCCGTCAGCAACAGTGCCAGCTTTGATGGTGCACTCAACACCAGTGCCGGCTTTGGCAGTGCCATGAGTACCAGTGCCGGCTTTGATGGTGCTGTCAGTACTAGTGCTGGCTTCAGTGGTGCACCAAGCACCAACCCTGGCTTTGGTGGTGCATTCAGCACCAGTGCTGGCTTCAGTGGGGCACTTAGTACCACTACTGACTTTGGCAGTACTCACAGCAACAGCATTGGCTTTGGCAGTGCTCCCAGCACCAGCGTCAGCTTTGGTGGTGCTCACAGCACCAGCCTCTGTTTTGGTGGAGCTCCCAGCACCAACCTCTGCTTTGGCAGTGCATCTAACACCAACCTATGCTTTGGTGGCTCTCCTAGCACCAGTGCCTGCTTTAGTGGTGCCACCAGTGCCAGTTTTAGTGATGGACCCAGCACCACTGCCGGTTTCAGCTTTGGTAATGGGTTAAGCACCAGTGCTGGATTTGGAGGTGGACTGAGCACCAGTACTGGCTTCGGTGGCGGCCTAGGTACCAGCTCTGGCTTCGATGGTGGCCTAGGTACCGGTGCTGACTTTGGTGGCGGACTAAGTACCGGCGCTGGCTTCGGTGGCGGACTAGGCACTGGCACTGACTTTGGTGGCGGACTAGGCACCGGCACTGGCTTTGGTGGTGGATTAGGCACCAGTGCTGGCTTCAGTGGCGGACTGGGCACCAGCACTGGCTTTGGTGGCGAACTGGTCACCAGTGATGGCTTTGGTAGTGGACTGGGTACCAGTGCTGGTTTTGGCAGCACATTTGGCACTGGTGTGGGTTTTAGTGGTGGCCTCAGCACCAGCGATGGCTTTGGCGGTGGGCCTAATGCCAGCTTTGACAGAGGACTGAGTACCATCATTGGCTTTGGCAGTGGTTCCAACACCAGCACTGGCTTTACTGGCGAACCCAGCACCGGCACCAGCTTCAATAGTGGACCCACTTCTATTGTTGGCTTCAGTAGTGGACCAAGCACTGGTGCTGGCTTCTGCAGTGGGCCAAGCACTGGTGGCTTTGGTGGTGGACTGAACACCGGAGCTGGCTTCGGCGGACTGAGCACCGGAGCTGGCTTCGGTGGTGGACTGGGCACCGGTACAGGCTTCAGTGGACCAAGCAGCAGTGCTGGCTTCGGTGGTGGACCAAGCAGCAGTGCTGGATTCGGCGGTGGACCGAGCACCGGTTCTGGCTTTGGTGGTGGAGCTAGTAGCCTTGGTGCCTGTGGCTTCTCCTACGGCTAG